A single region of the Cucumis melo cultivar AY chromosome 3, USDA_Cmelo_AY_1.0, whole genome shotgun sequence genome encodes:
- the LOC103502256 gene encoding uncharacterized protein LOC103502256, translating into MFKAHLRDTQRDREILLSAKRKRKKKTKIRGKISKLTQKKMKDSTEKSKKQADNESDLHPIPHCSIILTIFDSILQAFIAILRFSGFKRNAPPYRPASSSLEDCYTAGSNPPSTAVDPPHDDSEEESEYYRPHVPPPPPWSTGGGGQIH; encoded by the exons ATGTTTAAAGCCCATTTAAGAGACACACAAAGAGACAGAGAAATACTCTTGTcggcaaaaagaaaaagaaaaaaaaaaacgaaaattcGAGGCAAGATTTCAAAACTTAcccaaaagaaaatgaaagattcAACTGAAAAGAGCAAGAAGCAGGCTGATAATGAATCTGATCTTCATCCTATTCCTCACTGTTCTATCATTTTAACAATCTTTGATTCAATCCTTCAAGCTTTCATCGCCATTTTGAGGTTCTCTGGTTTTAAACGCAATGCCCCACCTTACCGTCCAGCGTCCTCCTCACTGGAAGATTGCTACACCGCCGGCTCAAATCCGCCTTCCACGGCGGTCGACCCACCTCATGACGATTCT GAGGAAGAAAGTGAGTACTATAGGCCACATGTTCCTCCTCCGCCGCCGTGGAGCACCGGCGGGGGTGGTCAGATACACTAA